One part of the Moraxella sp. FZFQ2102 genome encodes these proteins:
- the rpsA gene encoding 30S ribosomal protein S1 gives MMVSFAELFEASQSEQGLNIERGSVISGTVVAIDSDWITVDTGLKSEGIVARAEFLNEAGELEVAVGDSIDVVVEAVDNGMGQTVLSREKAKREESWRALEQLHENDEIVKGVISSKVKGGFTVEIGSVRAFLPGSLVDVRPVRETTHLEGKELEFKVIKIDKQRNNIVVSRRAVMEAENSAERDELLAKLEEGMEVEGIVKNLTDYGAFVDLGGIDGLLHITDMAWKRIKHPSEAVEVGQDLKVKVLKFDRERNRVSLGLKQLGTDPWNEVEKTYPVGTITKARVTNLTDYGCFAEIAEGIEGLVHVSEMDHTNKNIHPSKVVQVGDEVNVMVLEIDGERRRISLGIKQTMPNPWAEFDKNHEKGQKISGTIKSITDFGLFIGLEGGIDGLVHLSDISWTEAGEEAIRNYSKGDTVEAVVLSVDAEANRISLGIKQLNSDPFNEYLLANDRGAIVKGSVKEVDAKGAVITLAEEVEGYLRAADIARERTEDASKVLNVGDEVEAKIVGVDRKSRSISLSIKAKDEADERQAIKELSNTAATEAQPKTLGDIFGDALKG, from the coding sequence TGGTATCATTTGCTGAACTGTTTGAAGCAAGCCAATCAGAACAAGGTCTTAACATTGAGCGCGGCTCAGTGATTTCAGGTACTGTGGTTGCGATCGACAGCGATTGGATTACAGTGGACACTGGTCTTAAGTCTGAAGGCATCGTTGCTCGTGCAGAGTTTTTAAACGAAGCTGGTGAGCTTGAAGTAGCAGTAGGCGACAGCATCGATGTAGTCGTTGAAGCTGTGGACAATGGCATGGGTCAAACTGTACTTTCACGCGAAAAAGCGAAGCGTGAAGAAAGCTGGCGTGCGCTTGAGCAGCTACACGAAAACGACGAAATCGTTAAAGGTGTTATTTCTTCTAAAGTTAAAGGTGGTTTCACTGTTGAAATCGGTTCTGTTCGTGCATTCCTACCAGGTTCTCTAGTAGATGTTCGTCCAGTACGCGAAACAACTCACCTAGAAGGCAAAGAGCTTGAGTTCAAAGTTATCAAGATCGACAAGCAACGCAATAACATCGTGGTTTCTCGCCGTGCCGTTATGGAAGCTGAAAACTCAGCAGAGCGTGATGAACTACTAGCCAAACTAGAAGAAGGCATGGAAGTAGAAGGTATCGTTAAGAACCTAACTGACTACGGTGCATTCGTTGATCTAGGCGGCATCGATGGTCTTCTACACATCACTGACATGGCTTGGAAGCGTATCAAGCATCCATCAGAAGCTGTTGAAGTTGGTCAAGACCTAAAAGTTAAAGTATTGAAGTTTGACCGTGAGCGTAACCGTGTTAGCCTAGGTCTAAAACAACTTGGTACTGATCCATGGAACGAAGTTGAAAAAACTTATCCAGTAGGCACAATCACCAAAGCACGCGTAACTAATCTAACTGATTATGGCTGCTTCGCTGAGATCGCTGAAGGCATCGAAGGTTTGGTACACGTTTCTGAAATGGATCACACCAACAAGAACATCCACCCATCAAAAGTTGTTCAAGTGGGCGACGAAGTGAATGTGATGGTTCTTGAGATCGATGGCGAGCGTCGTCGTATCAGCCTAGGTATCAAGCAAACCATGCCAAACCCATGGGCAGAGTTTGACAAGAACCACGAAAAAGGTCAAAAAATCAGCGGTACCATCAAGTCAATCACTGACTTTGGTCTATTCATCGGCCTAGAAGGCGGCATTGATGGTCTGGTTCACCTATCAGACATCTCTTGGACTGAAGCTGGCGAAGAAGCAATCCGCAACTACTCAAAAGGCGACACTGTAGAAGCTGTTGTTCTATCTGTAGATGCAGAAGCAAACCGCATCAGCCTAGGCATCAAGCAACTGAACTCAGATCCATTCAACGAATATCTACTAGCGAACGATCGCGGTGCCATTGTTAAAGGTTCTGTAAAAGAAGTTGACGCTAAAGGTGCAGTCATCACTTTGGCTGAAGAGGTAGAAGGCTACCTACGCGCTGCTGACATCGCACGCGAGCGTACTGAAGATGCTTCTAAAGTATTGAATGTTGGTGATGAAGTTGAAGCGAAAATCGTTGGTGTAGATCGTAAATCTCGCAGCATCAGCCTATCTATCAAGGCTAAAGATGAAGCAGATGAGCGTCAAGCCATCAAAGAGCTTTCAAACACTGCAGCAACTGAAGCACAGCCAAAAACACTTGGCGACATCTTCGGTGATGCACTAAAAGGCTAA
- a CDS encoding HU family DNA-binding protein codes for MQSAQAVINKSDLITNLAAVSEGLEEHTVDEAVRLIMAMMVDELVNDGRIEIRGFGSFCLHHRTARMARNPRTGEQVQVDAKAVPFFKPGKALREAVNAVND; via the coding sequence ATGCAATCAGCACAAGCTGTTATTAACAAGTCTGATTTAATTACCAATTTGGCTGCGGTCAGCGAAGGCTTAGAAGAGCATACGGTTGATGAAGCGGTGCGTCTGATCATGGCGATGATGGTCGATGAATTGGTCAATGATGGTCGTATCGAAATTCGCGGCTTTGGCAGTTTTTGTTTGCATCATCGTACAGCACGCATGGCGCGTAATCCACGCACGGGTGAGCAGGTTCAGGTGGATGCCAAGGCAGTACCATTTTTCAAGCCCGGTAAAGCACTTCGCGAAGCCGTCAATGCAGTCAATGACTGA
- a CDS encoding LapA family protein translates to MHIILIILLVIAFAYSLALVVLNNQAITVNLLFSQVADMSLGLVLVATIFLGVLIGILLALLIFRVFQNKWEISRLKKEVNTVQAQLTDANLKLAEQAKQLEMARQNDTLAAMTETTVNAPQQQVGHTQQ, encoded by the coding sequence ATGCATATTATTCTGATTATCTTATTGGTCATCGCCTTTGCTTATTCATTGGCGTTGGTGGTATTAAATAACCAAGCCATCACGGTTAATCTGCTGTTTTCACAAGTGGCGGATATGAGCTTGGGTTTGGTACTGGTTGCGACCATTTTTCTTGGTGTGTTGATCGGTATTTTGCTTGCGCTGCTTATTTTCCGTGTATTCCAAAATAAATGGGAAATCAGCCGCTTGAAAAAAGAAGTCAATACCGTCCAAGCGCAATTGACAGATGCCAATCTAAAACTTGCTGAGCAAGCCAAACAGCTTGAGATGGCGCGTCAAAATGACACTTTGGCTGCAATGACTGAAACAACTGTCAATGCGCCACAACAACAAGTTGGGCACACACAACAATAA
- the pyrF gene encoding orotidine-5'-phosphate decarboxylase yields MSTSPVIVAVDKHNLTDALALADSLDPSLCRLKVGKELFTVCGVDVVKAFHQRGFDVFLDLKFHDIPNTTAQAVLSAADMGVWMTNIHASVGVDAMRLCKERLSASGYNTLLIAVTVLTSMTDANLQELGINRSVAEQVEHLAGLTHTAGLDGVVCSAQEATKLKAKFGADFKLVTPGIRLAEDAKDDQKRICTPKDALDNGSDFLVIGRSITTADNPNDKLRLILSQI; encoded by the coding sequence ATGAGTACATCGCCTGTGATTGTTGCGGTGGATAAGCACAACTTAACTGACGCTTTGGCACTGGCGGATAGCTTAGATCCATCACTATGCCGACTAAAGGTGGGTAAAGAGCTGTTTACTGTTTGCGGTGTTGATGTGGTTAAAGCATTTCATCAGCGTGGCTTTGATGTGTTTTTGGATCTGAAATTTCACGACATTCCTAATACCACGGCGCAAGCAGTGCTGTCGGCGGCGGATATGGGCGTGTGGATGACTAACATTCATGCCAGCGTTGGCGTTGATGCCATGCGACTGTGTAAAGAGCGATTGAGTGCAAGTGGCTATAATACGCTTTTGATTGCGGTGACGGTGCTGACATCGATGACAGATGCCAATTTGCAAGAGCTGGGTATTAATCGCAGCGTTGCCGAGCAGGTGGAGCATTTGGCAGGCTTGACACATACCGCAGGTTTGGACGGTGTAGTCTGTTCAGCGCAAGAAGCGACGAAATTAAAAGCCAAATTCGGCGCGGATTTTAAATTGGTTACACCGGGTATTCGTCTAGCGGAGGATGCCAAAGATGACCAAAAACGCATCTGCACGCCAAAAGATGCGCTTGATAATGGCTCAGATTTTCTGGTGATTGGGCGTTCGATTACTACTGCGGATAATCCTAATGACAAGCTAAGACTGATTTTGTCGCAGATTTAA
- the ybeY gene encoding rRNA maturation RNase YbeY: MDDKLANGASFRYFDNAVDYWHKPKTLSIYITDAQEGRALNLDARGKDYATNVLSYPSELPSFLLDELPEIELGELIFCHDVVAKEADEQGKRFNDHLTHLTVHGILHLLGFDHEISDADADEMESFEIEILAKLGIGNPYLDQ, encoded by the coding sequence ATGGATGATAAATTGGCAAATGGTGCATCATTTCGCTATTTTGATAATGCGGTGGATTATTGGCATAAGCCTAAGACCTTAAGCATCTATATCACCGATGCCCAAGAAGGTCGTGCGCTCAATCTTGATGCACGCGGTAAAGATTATGCCACCAATGTGCTGTCTTATCCGAGCGAATTGCCAAGCTTTTTATTGGATGAATTGCCTGAGATTGAATTGGGTGAGTTGATTTTTTGTCATGATGTCGTGGCAAAAGAAGCTGACGAACAAGGCAAACGCTTTAATGATCATTTAACGCACTTAACCGTACACGGCATTTTGCACCTGCTTGGTTTTGATCATGAAATCAGCGATGCTGATGCTGATGAGATGGAAAGTTTTGAAATTGAGATTTTGGCGAAATTGGGGATTGGTAATCCTTATTTGGATCAATAA
- a CDS encoding PhoH family protein, with protein sequence MSITRTITLEIGTHELRTLLGEYNKHLKYIQERLEIQIINRQNQFIITGDLTAVERAEIILAKLAELAQEQDDIDGEELHLVIQSSLSRKADVPSQAKTPYADISLRTRKGKITPRGYNQQEYVKKILISDVSFGVGPAGTGKTYLAVACAVDMLERGEIERILLVRPAVEAGEKLGFLPGDLTQKIDPYLRPLYDALYEMLGFEKVGKLLERQVIEVAPLAYMRGRTLNNSFVILDEAQNTTPEQMKMFLTRLGFGSRAVITGDMTQVDLPRGHKSGLAQALQILSKIDEIHITRFDSKDVVRHHLVQKIVQAYDAFDDEQEKIQAQKKAERLAVKLAEQSDKIESNTQTSTTQGEAS encoded by the coding sequence TTGAGCATCACTCGCACCATTACCCTTGAGATTGGCACCCATGAACTGCGTACCCTATTGGGTGAATATAATAAACACTTAAAATACATTCAAGAAAGACTAGAAATCCAAATCATCAACCGCCAAAATCAGTTCATCATCACAGGCGACTTGACCGCCGTAGAACGCGCTGAGATCATCCTTGCTAAGCTTGCCGAACTTGCCCAAGAGCAAGACGACATCGACGGTGAAGAGCTGCATTTGGTCATCCAATCCAGCTTATCGCGTAAAGCCGATGTACCAAGCCAAGCCAAAACCCCTTATGCCGACATCAGCCTGCGCACGCGCAAAGGCAAGATCACCCCGCGCGGCTATAATCAGCAGGAATATGTTAAGAAAATCTTAATTTCTGATGTGTCTTTTGGCGTTGGTCCTGCAGGTACAGGTAAGACTTATCTTGCTGTGGCGTGCGCGGTTGATATGCTTGAGCGCGGTGAGATTGAGCGGATTTTGCTTGTGCGTCCTGCAGTTGAAGCGGGTGAAAAATTAGGCTTTTTACCAGGGGATTTGACCCAAAAAATCGATCCGTATCTGCGCCCACTGTACGATGCGCTGTATGAGATGCTTGGCTTTGAAAAAGTTGGCAAGCTGCTTGAGCGCCAAGTTATTGAAGTTGCGCCACTTGCTTATATGCGCGGTCGCACGCTGAATAATTCTTTTGTAATTCTCGATGAAGCACAGAACACCACGCCTGAGCAGATGAAGATGTTTTTGACGCGTTTGGGCTTTGGTTCACGCGCGGTGATCACAGGCGACATGACGCAGGTCGATTTGCCACGCGGTCATAAGTCAGGTCTTGCTCAGGCTCTGCAAATCCTATCAAAAATTGATGAAATTCATATCACTCGCTTTGATAGTAAAGATGTCGTGCGTCATCATTTGGTGCAAAAAATCGTCCAAGCCTATGATGCGTTCGATGATGAACAAGAAAAAATCCAAGCGCAGAAAAAAGCCGAACGCCTAGCTGTCAAGCTTGCCGAACAAAGCGATAAGATCGAATCAAACACTCAAACTTCCACCACTCAAGGTGAAGCATCATGA
- a CDS encoding diacylglycerol kinase: MNQKPSYAQDMKGKTGIRRIIKAAGYSIDGFKAAFKSEAAFRQVSLLNILLVIVIFALPFTLAIKMILLLVSALSIIVELFNTGLEAAIDRISDEFHPLSKVAKDVGSAAQMVILTLQFVLWLMALYQLYFT, encoded by the coding sequence ATGAACCAAAAACCTAGCTACGCCCAAGACATGAAGGGCAAAACAGGCATTCGCCGCATCATCAAAGCAGCAGGTTATTCGATTGATGGCTTTAAGGCGGCCTTTAAAAGCGAAGCTGCCTTTCGCCAAGTAAGCCTACTGAACATCTTATTAGTCATCGTTATTTTCGCCCTGCCCTTTACACTCGCCATCAAGATGATTTTGCTGTTAGTCAGTGCTTTATCCATCATTGTTGAGCTATTTAACACTGGGCTTGAAGCGGCGATTGATCGCATTTCGGATGAATTTCACCCATTATCAAAAGTCGCCAAAGATGTCGGCTCGGCCGCGCAGATGGTGATTTTGACCTTGCAATTTGTCCTATGGCTGATGGCATTGTATCAGCTATATTTCACTTAA
- a CDS encoding DUF475 domain-containing protein — translation MRHFLFDIIFTVVCFAIAAWWGYSHGGISAMFLALGVTAILAIMEVSLSFDNAVVNASILKGWSDFWKKIFLTIGMIIAVFGMRLVFPIVIVAVTANLGMMEVVNLALTNPTKYAEHLNAHHAEISAFGGMFLLLVFLKFMFGDKDIHWFRWLEARLVRFSKVDAMSVFVALVVLMISMTWVDEAKQGVVLVAGIWGILVYLGVSVLSALLEGESDPDEVVYDAKGNVITNTAGVSPTILKGGVAGFLYLEVLDASFSFDGVIGAFAITNDVIIIMIGLAIGAMFVRSMTIYLVDKGTLSEFVYLEHGAHYAIGALAIIMLLSTKFHVPEIVTGLIGVAFIALSIFNSVQYNRRNPAS, via the coding sequence ATGCGACATTTTTTATTTGATATTATTTTTACCGTTGTTTGCTTTGCTATTGCAGCGTGGTGGGGTTATAGCCACGGCGGTATTTCGGCGATGTTTTTGGCACTGGGTGTGACCGCGATTTTGGCGATCATGGAAGTGTCATTGTCATTCGATAATGCGGTGGTGAATGCATCCATTCTCAAGGGCTGGAGCGATTTTTGGAAAAAAATCTTCTTGACCATCGGTATGATCATTGCGGTATTTGGTATGCGTTTGGTATTCCCAATCGTCATCGTTGCCGTCACTGCTAATCTTGGCATGATGGAAGTGGTGAATTTGGCATTGACTAACCCAACCAAATATGCAGAGCATTTGAACGCGCATCATGCTGAGATTTCGGCATTTGGTGGTATGTTCCTATTGCTGGTTTTCCTAAAATTCATGTTCGGCGACAAAGATATCCATTGGTTCCGCTGGCTAGAAGCGCGCCTTGTCCGCTTTAGTAAAGTCGATGCAATGAGCGTGTTTGTGGCGTTGGTTGTGCTGATGATTTCGATGACTTGGGTCGATGAAGCCAAGCAGGGCGTAGTACTTGTGGCAGGTATCTGGGGTATCTTGGTGTATCTGGGTGTCAGCGTACTCTCGGCACTGCTTGAAGGTGAGAGTGATCCTGACGAAGTGGTTTATGATGCCAAAGGCAATGTCATCACCAATACCGCAGGTGTATCACCAACCATCCTAAAAGGTGGTGTGGCAGGTTTTCTATATCTAGAAGTGCTGGATGCGTCGTTTAGTTTTGACGGTGTGATTGGTGCATTTGCCATCACCAACGATGTGATTATCATCATGATTGGTCTAGCAATTGGTGCGATGTTTGTGCGTTCGATGACCATTTATTTGGTGGATAAAGGCACGCTGAGCGAATTTGTGTATCTTGAGCATGGTGCGCATTACGCCATCGGTGCATTGGCGATTATTATGCTGCTATCGACCAAATTCCACGTTCCTGAGATTGTGACAGGTCTGATTGGTGTGGCATTTATTGCACTGTCGATCTTTAACTCTGTACAATACAATCGCAGAAATCCAGCATCTTAG
- the carA gene encoding glutamine-hydrolyzing carbamoyl-phosphate synthase small subunit, which translates to MAKVKAILALADGTIFRGVSIGATGETVGEVVFNTAMTGYQEILTDPSYAGQMVTLTYPHIGNTGCNDEDRESGRIHKVWATGLIIRDLPLLHSNFRATGSLSDYLIANNVVAIADIDTRKLTTLLRTTGAQNGCIMTADSDGNIDEARAIELAKSAPSMKGQDLAKVCCDQDGYIWTEGSWELANDGRNAKITETGGRFRKLGEDIEHRFNIVAYDFGVKTNILRMLVDRGCHVTVVPATTPVAEVLKHNPDGIFLSNGPGDPEPCTYAIDAIRHIINETAIPVFGICLGHQLLALASGAKTLKMKFGHHGANHPVQNILDGTVMITSQNHGFAVDESSLPANVRVTHRSLFDGSNQGIELTNRPAFSFQGHPEASPGPHDCAVLFDQFIKQMSEFKK; encoded by the coding sequence ATGGCAAAAGTAAAAGCAATCTTAGCACTGGCGGACGGAACAATCTTCCGTGGCGTAAGCATCGGTGCCACAGGTGAAACTGTCGGCGAAGTGGTTTTTAACACAGCAATGACAGGCTATCAAGAAATTCTGACTGACCCAAGCTATGCAGGGCAAATGGTCACCTTGACTTATCCGCACATCGGTAACACAGGCTGTAACGATGAAGATCGTGAATCAGGTCGCATCCATAAGGTGTGGGCGACAGGGTTGATTATTCGTGACTTGCCGCTATTGCACTCAAACTTTCGTGCCACAGGCTCGCTGTCAGATTATCTGATTGCCAATAATGTCGTGGCAATCGCTGACATTGACACTCGTAAGCTGACCACATTACTACGCACCACAGGTGCTCAAAATGGCTGCATCATGACAGCTGATAGCGATGGCAATATCGATGAAGCTCGTGCAATTGAGCTTGCCAAATCAGCACCATCGATGAAAGGTCAAGACCTTGCCAAGGTCTGCTGCGATCAAGATGGCTACATCTGGACTGAAGGCTCATGGGAGCTTGCCAATGATGGTCGCAATGCCAAGATAACCGAGACTGGCGGCCGCTTCCGTAAGCTTGGCGAAGATATCGAGCATCGCTTTAATATCGTGGCTTATGACTTTGGTGTCAAAACCAACATCTTACGTATGCTTGTCGATCGTGGCTGTCATGTCACTGTCGTACCTGCAACCACGCCTGTGGCTGAAGTGCTAAAACATAATCCAGATGGTATTTTCTTGTCAAATGGTCCTGGTGATCCTGAGCCATGTACTTATGCCATCGATGCGATTCGTCATATTATTAATGAGACCGCCATCCCAGTGTTTGGTATCTGCCTAGGTCATCAGCTATTGGCATTGGCAAGTGGGGCGAAGACCTTGAAGATGAAGTTTGGTCATCACGGAGCGAACCATCCGGTCCAAAATATCCTAGATGGTACTGTGATGATCACGAGCCAAAACCATGGTTTTGCGGTCGATGAATCAAGCCTACCTGCCAATGTGCGTGTGACACATCGTTCATTGTTTGATGGCTCGAACCAGGGCATCGAGCTGACCAATCGTCCTGCATTTAGCTTCCAAGGACATCCAGAAGCTAGCCCAGGCCCACATGATTGTGCGGTGTTGTTTGATCAATTTATTAAGCAGATGAGTGAGTTTAAGAAGTAA
- the carB gene encoding carbamoyl-phosphate synthase large subunit, whose translation MPKRNDIKSILIIGAGPIVIGQACEFDYSGAQACKALKEEGYRVILVNSNPATIMTDPVMADATYIEPITWQTVEGIIAKERPDAILPTMGGQTALNCALDLDKHGVLAKYGCELIGATKDAIEKAEDRELFDKAMKKIGLECPRADIAETMEEALEIQARFGFPVIIRPSFTMGGSGGGIAYNRDEFIEICERGFDLSPTHQLLIDESLIGWKEYEMEVVRDKNDNCIIVCSIENFDPMGVHTGDSITVAPAQTLTDKEYQLMRNASIAVLREIGVETGGSNVQFGINPANGRMVVIEMNPRVSRSSALASKATGFPIAKIAAKLAVGYTLDELKNDITGGKTPASFEPSIDYVVTKIPRFNFEKFPQAENVLTTQMKSVGEVMAIGRNFQESMQKALRGLETGATGFDEIIELEGKSADAINSEIKNKLSIPTPDRIFYIAEAFRHGFDLDAVYQYTKIDPWFLVQIEDIVKTESDIKSLGFGGLNADNLRAFKRKGMSDLRIANLMGISQKQLRKQRWDLGVYPVYKRVDTCAAEFETSTAYMYSSYDDECEARPSDKDKIMVIGGGPNRIGQGIEFDYCCVHAALAMREDGYETIMVNCNPETVSTDYDTSDRLYFEPVTLEDVLEIIRTEKPKGVIVQYGGQTPLKLARALEEAGAPIIGTSPDAIDRAEDRERFQRMLHQLNLNQPPNALATSSEEGIVKAQSVGYPLVVRPSYVLGGRAMEIVYNEDELKRYLREAVQASNEAPVLLDRFLDDAIEVDVDCVSDGKTVVIGGIMQHIEQAGVHSGDSACSLPPYSLSNDIQDQIREQTIAMAKELGVVGLMNVQYAVKDNTVYILEVNPRASRTVPFVSKCIGTSLAKVAARCMAGKSLEEQGFTSEIIPTHYSVKEAVFPFAKFPGVDPILSPEMKSTGEVMGVGKTFGEAFYKAVIGSNERLPGLPVSGEVKKAFLSVRDSDKKHLTELGKQLVGYGFKLVATAGTQQVLADAGIECERINKVNEGRPHIVDMIKNDEVHLVINTTEGKQAQEDSFLIRRSALQAKVFYVTTMSAAQAVCMAYQVKLPFDVYKLQDLHA comes from the coding sequence ATGCCAAAACGCAATGATATTAAAAGTATCCTAATCATCGGGGCAGGCCCGATTGTTATCGGTCAAGCGTGTGAGTTTGACTACTCAGGCGCACAAGCCTGTAAAGCCCTAAAAGAAGAAGGCTATCGAGTCATCTTGGTGAACTCAAACCCTGCAACCATCATGACAGACCCTGTGATGGCAGATGCGACTTACATTGAGCCAATTACTTGGCAGACGGTCGAAGGCATCATCGCCAAAGAGCGTCCAGATGCTATCCTGCCGACGATGGGTGGTCAGACTGCGCTTAACTGTGCACTGGATTTGGATAAGCATGGTGTGCTTGCCAAATACGGCTGTGAGCTGATTGGTGCGACCAAAGACGCCATCGAAAAAGCCGAAGACCGTGAGCTGTTTGATAAGGCGATGAAAAAAATCGGTCTGGAATGTCCACGCGCTGATATCGCTGAGACGATGGAAGAAGCACTTGAGATTCAAGCGCGCTTCGGCTTCCCTGTGATTATCCGTCCTTCATTTACCATGGGTGGCTCAGGTGGTGGTATTGCTTATAACCGCGATGAATTTATTGAAATTTGTGAGCGTGGCTTTGACCTATCACCAACGCATCAGCTGTTGATTGACGAAAGCTTGATCGGCTGGAAAGAGTACGAGATGGAAGTGGTGCGTGACAAGAACGACAACTGCATCATCGTCTGCTCAATCGAAAATTTCGACCCAATGGGCGTGCATACTGGCGACTCAATCACCGTTGCCCCAGCACAAACCTTGACGGACAAAGAATATCAGCTGATGCGTAATGCATCGATTGCCGTCTTGCGTGAAATTGGCGTTGAAACGGGCGGCTCAAATGTGCAGTTTGGTATCAACCCTGCCAATGGCCGCATGGTCGTGATTGAGATGAATCCACGAGTCAGTCGTTCATCAGCATTGGCATCTAAGGCAACAGGTTTCCCAATTGCCAAAATCGCTGCCAAATTGGCAGTGGGCTATACCCTAGATGAGCTAAAAAATGACATCACCGGTGGCAAGACGCCAGCGAGCTTTGAGCCATCGATTGATTATGTCGTCACCAAGATTCCACGCTTTAACTTCGAAAAATTCCCACAAGCGGAAAATGTGCTGACTACACAGATGAAGTCAGTGGGTGAAGTGATGGCGATTGGCCGTAATTTCCAAGAATCTATGCAAAAAGCCTTGCGTGGTCTAGAAACTGGTGCAACAGGCTTTGATGAAATTATCGAGCTTGAAGGCAAATCAGCAGACGCCATCAACAGCGAAATCAAAAACAAGCTATCCATCCCGACGCCTGATCGTATCTTCTATATCGCTGAAGCGTTCCGTCATGGCTTTGATTTGGATGCGGTATATCAATACACCAAAATCGATCCTTGGTTCTTGGTACAAATCGAAGACATCGTCAAGACCGAAAGCGACATCAAATCGCTGGGCTTTGGCGGCCTAAATGCCGATAATCTGCGTGCCTTTAAACGCAAGGGTATGAGTGATCTTCGCATCGCAAACTTAATGGGCATCAGCCAAAAACAACTGCGTAAACAGCGCTGGGATCTTGGCGTATATCCAGTGTATAAGCGTGTCGATACCTGTGCGGCCGAGTTTGAGACTTCAACCGCTTATATGTACTCAAGCTATGACGATGAGTGTGAAGCTCGCCCAAGCGATAAAGATAAAATCATGGTCATCGGCGGTGGTCCAAACCGTATCGGTCAAGGTATTGAATTTGACTACTGCTGTGTGCACGCAGCACTTGCCATGCGTGAAGATGGCTATGAGACCATCATGGTGAACTGTAACCCAGAGACTGTCTCAACTGACTATGACACATCAGATCGCTTGTACTTTGAGCCTGTGACGCTTGAAGATGTGCTTGAAATTATCCGCACCGAAAAACCAAAAGGCGTCATTGTGCAGTATGGTGGTCAAACGCCATTGAAACTTGCTCGTGCATTAGAAGAAGCAGGTGCGCCAATCATCGGTACCAGCCCTGATGCCATCGACCGTGCCGAAGACCGTGAACGCTTCCAGCGTATGCTACATCAGCTGAACCTAAATCAGCCACCAAACGCACTAGCAACCAGTAGCGAAGAAGGTATCGTCAAGGCACAATCTGTCGGCTATCCGCTTGTTGTCCGTCCATCGTATGTATTGGGTGGCCGTGCGATGGAAATCGTGTATAACGAAGATGAGCTTAAGCGCTACTTGCGTGAAGCGGTGCAAGCATCGAACGAAGCGCCAGTACTACTAGATCGCTTCTTGGATGATGCCATCGAAGTGGATGTGGATTGTGTGTCTGATGGCAAAACCGTCGTCATCGGTGGTATCATGCAGCACATCGAACAAGCAGGCGTGCACTCAGGCGACTCAGCGTGTAGCTTGCCACCGTATTCATTGAGCAATGACATCCAAGATCAGATCCGTGAGCAGACCATTGCGATGGCAAAAGAGCTGGGTGTGGTCGGTCTGATGAATGTGCAATATGCGGTCAAAGATAACACTGTGTATATCCTAGAAGTGAACCCACGCGCGAGCCGTACAGTGCCATTTGTCTCAAAATGTATCGGCACATCACTTGCCAAAGTCGCTGCCCGTTGTATGGCAGGCAAGAGCTTGGAAGAGCAGGGTTTTACCAGTGAGATCATTCCGACGCATTATTCGGTCAAAGAAGCGGTATTCCCATTTGCTAAGTTCCCAGGTGTGGATCCAATCCTAAGCCCAGAGATGAAATCAACAGGTGAAGTGATGGGTGTGGGCAAGACCTTTGGTGAAGCTTTCTACAAAGCTGTCATCGGCTCAAACGAACGCCTACCAGGCTTACCGGTATCAGGTGAAGTCAAAAAAGCCTTCTTGTCAGTACGCGATAGCGATAAGAAGCATCTGACCGAGCTTGGTAAGCAGCTTGTCGGTTATGGCTTTAAGCTTGTGGCGACTGCTGGCACGCAGCAAGTATTGGCTGATGCAGGCATCGAGTGCGAGCGCATCAATAAAGTCAATGAAGGCCGTCCACACATCGTCGATATGATCAAAAATGACGAAGTGCATTTGGTGATCAATACCACTGAAGGTAAGCAAGCGCAAGAAGATTCATTCTTGATCCGTCGCAGTGCCTTGCAAGCCAAGGTGTTCTATGTCACCACCATGAGCGCAGCACAAGCGGTATGTATGGCATATCAAGTGAAACTGCCATTTGATGTGTATAAGCTGCAAGATTTGCACGCATAA